A genomic region of Coregonus clupeaformis isolate EN_2021a unplaced genomic scaffold, ASM2061545v1 scaf0010, whole genome shotgun sequence contains the following coding sequences:
- the LOC121550990 gene encoding transcription elongation factor 1 homolog, with translation MGRRKSKRKPPPKKKLTGNLDTQFTCPFCNHEKSCDVKMERTRNTGIISCTVCLEEFQTPITYLSEPVDVYSDWIDACEAANQ, from the exons ATGGGACGTCGAAAATCAAAGAGGAAGCCACCTCCCAAAAAGAAACTGACGGGTAACTTGGACACCCAATTCACCTGTCCTTTTTGTAACCACGAGAAGTCCTGTGATGTCAAAAT GGAACGCACTCGAAACACAGGAATAATATCGTGCACCGTCTGCTTGGAAGAATTCCAGACTCCCATTACTT ATCTTTCAGAACCAGTGGATGTTTACAGTGATTGGATAGATGCTTGTGAAGCAGCCAATCAGTAG
- the LOC121550986 gene encoding uncharacterized protein LOC121550986 — MDLCKTATFEPLPPPAEVAVGESQESLRDVVERMRSEIETQAKTIDSLCKTLFKHEAERTQNLNTMAVLQSEVHHLAAHVATQHLEERFEGLRYEVSTELHYLRSLLSHSPCSCPTLQASCSSTHPSDIQRQAAINHISQELYHSRRVLWEQIAELREEVHNIHGLLKKQRDETMRRLTEKYCKDMCLERMIDSCQMKDDTLRLQRPQDMLRSNARSDVFELQNKLQTITISKGKAPKKTGQRVMPANSDSDEGQSGTCSKGMTPKIKAEINVSARRK; from the exons atggatctgtgcaaaactgctaca TTTGAACCACTGCCCCCTCCTGCTGAAG TAGCAGTAGGTGAATCTCAGGAGTCTCTCCGAGATGTTGTGGAAAGAATGAGGTCAGAGATTGAAACACAAGCCAAG ACTATTGATTCCCTGTGCAAAACTCTGTTCAAGCATGAGGCAGAGAGGACCCAGAATCTTAATACCATGGCAGTCCTTCAAT CCGAGGTGCACCATTTGGCTGCGCATGTAGCCACCCAGCACCTTGAGGAGCGTTTTGAGGGCCTGCGCTATGAGGTCTCCACTGAGCTCCACTACCTGCGCAGTCTCCTGTCCCACTCTCCCTGCTCCTGTCCTACTCTCCAAGCCTCCTGCTCCAGCACTCACCCCTCAGACATCCAGAGGCAGGCTGCCATAAACCACATCTCTCAGGAACTCTACCACAG TCGAAGAGTCCTGTGGGAGCAGATTGCTGAGCTAAGGGAGGAAGTCCACAACATTCATGGCCTGCTTA AAAAACAAAGAGATGAAACTATGCGCAGATTGACAGAAAAATACTGCAAAGATATG TGCTTGGAGAGGATGATTGACAGCTGTCAGATGAAGGACGACACTCTCAGACTGCAGAGGCCTCAGGACATGCTCAGGTCAAATGCAAG GTCCGATGTTTTTGAGTTACAGAATAAGCTTCAGACTATAACAATATCGAAAGGCAAGGCTCCCAAGAAAACGG GACAGAGGGTTATGCCAGCCAATTCAGATTCAGATGAAGGGCAAAGTGGAACATGTTCCAAAGGAATGACACCAAAGATCAAAGCAGAAATCAATGTGTCTGCCAG AAGGAAATAA
- the LOC121550988 gene encoding transmembrane protein 205 yields the protein MVTEGEPTDLVKVLHLLVLSFAWGMQLWVSFIAGFALVKQVTLHTFGLVQSKLFPVYFYCLLGSNSVSLAVYAVYHPRELLDWHESLQMALYFVAVIMAGLNAQWFGPSATEVMFKLREVEQEHGLGNQIGRGSQREAFAKLREQDPKYKAYKSTFGRYHGLSNLCNLIGFICTTTNIVYTALNLHTI from the exons ATGGTCACAGAAGGGGAGCCCACAGACTTGGTGAAAGTGCTGCACCTGCTGGTGCTGTCCTTCGCATGGGGAATGCAGTTGTGGGTCTCCTTTATAGCAG GTTTTGCACTGGTGAAGCAGGTAACACTGCACACCTTTGGGCTGGTGCAAAGCAAGCTGTTCCCTGTCTATTTCTATTGCCTACTGGGCAGCAACTCTGTCAGCCTTGCCGTGTATGCAGTCTACCACCCCAGAGAGCTGCTGGATTGGCACGAAAGCCTGCAG ATGGCCCTGTACTTTGTGGCAGTCATCATGGCAGGTCTAAATGCACAGTGGTTCGGCCCGTCAGCCACAGAGGTCATGTTCAAGCTGCGGGAGGTGGAGCAGGAGCATGGCCTGGGGAACCAGATAGGGAGAGGGAGCCAGAGGGAAGCCTTCGCCAAACTCAGGGAGCAGGACCCCAAGTACAAGGCCTACAAGAGCACCTTTGGCCGCTATCATGGTCTGTCCAACCTATGCAACCTGATTGGGTTTATCTGCACAACCACCAACATAGTGTACACAGCTCTCAATTTACACACCATTTAG
- the LOC121550987 gene encoding ras-related protein Rab-3D, with the protein MASVNDSRLQQQPAQKDAADQNFDYMFKLLIIGNSSVGKTSFLFRYADDSFTSAFVSTVGIDFKVKTVFRNEKRIKLQIWDTAGQERYRTITTAYYRGAMGFLLMYDITNQDSFNAVQDWATQIKTYSWDNAQVILVGNKCELEDDRLVPTEDSQRLAEDLGFQFFEASAKDNINVKQVFERLVDVICEKMNESMDGDANLMSNHRGTSLQDSPPENHGGCGC; encoded by the exons ATGGCGTCAGTGAATGACTCTCGCCTTCAGCAGCAGCCTGCTCAGAAGGATGCGGCTGACCAGAACTTTGACTACATGTTCAAGCTGCTGATCATTGGCAACAGCAGTGTGGGGAAGACCAGCTTCCTGTTCCGCTATGCTGATGACTCCTTCACCTCAGCCTTCGTGTCCACCGTGGGCATAGACTTCAAGGTCAAGACCGTCTTCCGCAATGAGAAGAGGATAAAGTTACAGATATGG GACACAGCGGGGCAGGAGCGCTACCGTACCATCACCACAGCCTACTACAGAGGAGCCATGGGCTTCCTGCTCATGTATGACATCACCAACCAGGACTCCTTCAACGCAGTTCAGGACTG GGCAACTCAGATTAAGACATACTCTTGGGACAACGCACAGGTGATCCTGGTGGGAAACAAGTGTGAACTGGAGGATGACAGGCTAGTCCCCACAGAGGATAGCCAGAGACTGGCCGAAGATCTTG GGTTCCAGTTCTTCGAGGCCAGCGCCAAGGACAACATCAACGTGAAGCAGGTGTTTGAGCGGCTGGTAGACGTCATCTGTGAGAAGATGAACGAGAGCATGGACGGAGATGCCAACCTGATGTCCAACCACAGGGGCACCAGTCTACAGGACTCGCCTCCAGAGAACCATGGGGGCTGTGGCTGCTAA